The Haloarcula sp. DT43 genome includes a region encoding these proteins:
- a CDS encoding lipopolysaccharide biosynthesis protein, which produces MLDKLKQLITRLLPAGDDIMEQAVKSGVWVGVMNVSERGLELLLLVIVASLLSPRAFGLMGIALLTLSSLKKFSELGIKSALIQAEEDNVDDELNTAWTIETVRGTVIGGVLFLGAPALASLFNEPAATDLFRVIAISPFIVGLRNPAVVYFQKSLDFHKEFVYRVSGAVAYFVVTVGLALYEPTVYALAIGYIAGDTARFLVSYLAHGYRPWPSFDVDVAKKRYSFGKWVTANSILYFLYSRGDDAFVGWALMASALGFYQLAYRLSNAPATEITQTISSVTFSAYSKVQNDVEKLRSGYFQTLRMTTLASFPAAMGIAAVAPAFVRAFFTPEWEPMIPVLQLLAIYGLLRSMGATMGPVWKAVGRPDYITKLSALRVTLIAIFIYPVTMRYGIEGVSALITGIYIFPMMPIDTYLIARTVEASPIRVFREVSYPLAASVGMAAAVTYVYQTVRLDAPLLEFVLLVLVGIGVYVALALALMFSFDWEVKQNLESIFDALA; this is translated from the coding sequence ATGCTAGACAAACTGAAGCAGTTGATAACGCGCCTGCTCCCGGCCGGCGACGACATCATGGAGCAGGCGGTAAAGAGCGGCGTCTGGGTCGGCGTGATGAACGTCAGCGAGCGGGGTCTGGAGCTTTTGCTGCTGGTCATCGTCGCCTCGCTGCTGTCGCCGCGGGCATTCGGGCTGATGGGCATCGCGCTGTTGACCCTATCTTCGCTCAAGAAGTTCTCCGAGCTGGGCATCAAATCCGCACTCATCCAAGCCGAGGAGGACAACGTCGACGACGAACTCAACACAGCCTGGACGATTGAGACGGTCAGAGGGACGGTAATCGGTGGCGTTCTGTTTCTCGGCGCCCCAGCTCTGGCGTCGCTGTTCAACGAGCCCGCGGCGACCGACCTGTTCCGGGTCATCGCCATCTCGCCGTTCATCGTCGGGTTGCGAAACCCCGCCGTCGTCTATTTCCAGAAGAGCCTGGATTTCCACAAGGAATTCGTCTATCGGGTCAGCGGCGCAGTCGCGTACTTCGTCGTAACCGTAGGGCTGGCTCTGTACGAACCGACCGTCTACGCGCTGGCTATCGGCTACATCGCCGGTGACACCGCCCGGTTCCTCGTCTCGTATCTGGCCCACGGGTACCGTCCGTGGCCCTCGTTCGATGTCGACGTCGCGAAGAAGCGCTACAGTTTCGGGAAGTGGGTCACGGCCAACTCGATACTGTATTTCCTGTACAGCAGAGGGGATGACGCGTTCGTCGGCTGGGCGCTCATGGCGAGTGCCCTCGGGTTCTACCAGCTCGCTTACCGGCTCTCGAACGCGCCGGCGACCGAAATCACGCAGACGATATCGAGCGTGACGTTCTCGGCGTACTCGAAGGTACAAAACGACGTCGAGAAGCTCCGCTCTGGTTATTTCCAGACGCTCAGGATGACCACGCTGGCGTCGTTCCCGGCGGCGATGGGAATCGCAGCAGTCGCGCCCGCGTTCGTCAGGGCGTTTTTCACCCCCGAGTGGGAGCCGATGATACCGGTGTTGCAGTTGCTCGCCATCTACGGGTTGTTGCGCTCGATGGGCGCGACGATGGGGCCGGTCTGGAAGGCGGTCGGGCGGCCCGACTACATCACAAAACTGTCGGCCCTGCGCGTGACCCTCATCGCGATATTCATCTATCCGGTCACGATGCGGTACGGAATCGAAGGGGTCTCAGCACTCATCACGGGTATCTACATATTCCCGATGATGCCGATAGACACCTACCTCATCGCCCGGACGGTGGAAGCGTCGCCCATACGAGTGTTCAGGGAGGTGTCGTACCCGCTCGCAGCGAGCGTCGGGATGGCGGCTGCCGTGACCTACGTGTACCAGACGGTGCGGCTCGATGCACCGCTGCTGGAGTTCGTCCTGCTGGTGCTCGTCGGTATCGGGGTCTACGTGGCACTGGCCCTGGCGCTCATGTTCAGTTTCGACTGGGAAGTGAAACAGAACCTCGAATCCATCTTCGATGCCTTGGCGTGA
- a CDS encoding Gfo/Idh/MocA family protein, translating into MTYTVAVVGTGADPDDPDTDGFAMAYRHAGAYRRLDSCELTACADVIPENAKAFGERWNLPDGNVYTDTEKMLDAVEPDIVSVCVPPHVHAPVVMTCAENGVMDAIHCEKPMATRWEDCQKMASTCKRAGIQLTFNHQRRFGKPFRKAKSLLESGKIGSLERIELGGKNLFDYGSHLFDLCGYFTDQAMSKWVMAGIEYSEENVQFGAHNENQAIAQWRYTNGVNGLASTGDGGIVDCHMRLLGSDGVIEIGGEVPLRIRTGKTWKTVGTDGEDVHGPSETIFTAAKQKLSARIPGRSVESARPESFIDRAIADTVDALATNREPELSADNALQATELIFGCWESARRCGRVDFPLEIDDNPLESMVESGRVLAADTQ; encoded by the coding sequence ATGACTTACACTGTCGCCGTCGTCGGGACCGGTGCAGATCCGGACGATCCGGATACTGACGGGTTCGCAATGGCATATCGACACGCTGGCGCGTACAGGCGGTTAGATTCCTGCGAGCTAACCGCCTGCGCCGATGTCATCCCGGAGAACGCGAAGGCGTTCGGTGAGCGGTGGAACCTCCCGGACGGAAACGTCTACACGGACACAGAGAAGATGCTCGACGCCGTCGAGCCGGACATCGTCAGCGTCTGTGTGCCCCCGCACGTGCACGCGCCCGTCGTCATGACCTGCGCGGAGAACGGGGTGATGGACGCGATTCACTGCGAGAAGCCGATGGCGACGCGGTGGGAGGACTGCCAGAAGATGGCCTCAACCTGCAAGCGGGCCGGTATCCAGCTCACGTTCAACCACCAGCGGCGGTTCGGGAAGCCGTTTCGCAAGGCCAAATCGCTGCTCGAAAGCGGGAAGATAGGCTCGCTGGAGCGCATCGAGCTCGGCGGCAAGAACCTCTTCGACTACGGTTCGCATCTGTTTGACCTCTGTGGCTACTTCACCGACCAGGCGATGTCGAAGTGGGTGATGGCCGGCATCGAGTACAGCGAAGAGAACGTGCAGTTCGGTGCCCACAACGAGAACCAGGCCATCGCGCAGTGGCGGTACACGAACGGTGTCAACGGGCTCGCCTCGACTGGCGACGGGGGCATCGTCGATTGCCACATGCGGTTGCTCGGCTCTGACGGAGTGATAGAAATCGGTGGGGAGGTGCCGCTGCGAATCCGAACCGGGAAGACCTGGAAGACGGTCGGGACGGACGGGGAGGACGTCCACGGCCCCAGCGAGACGATTTTCACCGCTGCGAAACAGAAGCTCAGCGCCCGAATCCCGGGGCGCTCGGTCGAGAGCGCCAGACCCGAGAGCTTCATCGACCGCGCGATAGCGGACACTGTCGACGCGCTCGCGACGAACCGCGAGCCCGAACTCTCGGCCGACAACGCGCTACAGGCGACGGAACTCATATTCGGCTGCTGGGAGTCCGCGCGCCGGTGCGGGCGGGTCGACTTCCCGCTGGAAATCGACGACAACCCGCTGGAATCGATGGTCGAAAGCGGCCGAGTGCTCGCTGCCGACACCCAGTAA
- the aglF gene encoding UTP--glucose-1-phosphate uridylyltransferase AglF — protein MKAVVLAAGQGTRLRPLTEDRPKALVEIDGKPLLTYCLDELVSLDAEEFVIVVGYRKEQIIEHYGNSYDGVPITYVHQEEPAGLAHALLQAEPEVDDDFMLMLGDNVFRGNLETVVQRQREQRVDCAFLVEEVPEEEASRYGVCVTNKYGEIVNVVEKPDDPPSNLVMTGFYTFSPAIFKTCSLVQPSDRGEYELSDAIDLLMESGRTIDAVRLDGWRIDVGYPEDRDAAERRLSEETPTPTTDGGTPGSSSTSDD, from the coding sequence ATGAAAGCAGTAGTTCTCGCGGCCGGCCAAGGAACACGACTCCGACCGTTGACCGAGGACCGCCCGAAAGCGCTGGTCGAGATAGACGGGAAGCCGCTCCTGACGTACTGTCTCGACGAACTCGTCTCGCTGGATGCAGAGGAGTTCGTCATCGTCGTCGGGTATCGGAAAGAGCAAATCATCGAGCATTACGGGAACTCGTACGACGGGGTTCCGATAACGTACGTACACCAGGAGGAACCGGCGGGGCTCGCACACGCGCTCCTGCAGGCGGAGCCGGAAGTCGACGACGACTTCATGCTGATGCTGGGGGACAATGTGTTTCGAGGCAACCTCGAGACGGTCGTGCAACGGCAGCGGGAACAGCGCGTCGACTGCGCGTTTCTGGTCGAGGAAGTTCCCGAGGAGGAGGCGTCCAGATACGGCGTCTGCGTGACCAACAAGTACGGTGAGATAGTCAACGTGGTCGAGAAGCCGGACGACCCCCCGTCGAACCTGGTCATGACCGGCTTCTACACGTTCTCTCCGGCGATATTCAAGACGTGCAGCCTGGTGCAACCCTCCGACCGGGGCGAGTACGAACTCAGCGACGCCATCGATTTACTGATGGAGAGCGGGCGGACGATTGACGCTGTTCGGCTCGACGGATGGCGTATCGACGTCGGGTACCCCGAGGACCGGGATGCCGCGGAGCGGCGTCTCTCCGAGGAGACACCCACGCCGACCACTGACGGCGGGACCCCCGGCAGTTCCTCCACGAGCGACGACTGA
- a CDS encoding DUF7344 domain-containing protein, with the protein MVEEEPELSRDQMFDILSSSRRRYTLYYLRQQKEPVQLTDLAEELAAWENDTTVEALSSQARKRVYVSLYQTHAPKLQEAGLITYDADTGEIALREDAPEVEPFVSDGDGESRWYRYYAAVALLNALLLLGAIVGVPPLSAVSPIIIGVVVMSSFLALSIAHAVSRRRGNNGKSFDIGEP; encoded by the coding sequence ATGGTAGAGGAAGAACCAGAGCTCTCACGCGACCAAATGTTCGATATCCTCAGTAGTTCTAGGCGTCGGTATACCCTTTACTATCTGCGCCAGCAGAAGGAACCCGTACAGCTGACCGACCTGGCTGAGGAGCTGGCCGCGTGGGAGAACGACACAACCGTCGAAGCGCTCTCCTCACAGGCGCGAAAGCGGGTGTATGTCTCGCTGTACCAGACCCACGCTCCGAAACTCCAAGAGGCGGGGCTGATAACGTACGACGCAGATACGGGTGAAATTGCGCTCCGAGAGGACGCACCGGAAGTCGAGCCGTTCGTCAGCGACGGCGACGGCGAATCCAGGTGGTACCGGTATTATGCCGCCGTTGCCCTGCTGAACGCACTGTTACTCCTGGGGGCCATCGTCGGCGTGCCACCGCTCAGTGCAGTCAGCCCGATAATCATCGGCGTCGTCGTCATGAGTTCGTTTCTGGCGCTCTCAATCGCCCACGCCGTCTCCAGGCGGCGGGGTAACAACGGCAAGTCCTTCGACATCGGTGAGCCGTGA
- a CDS encoding archaea-specific SMC-related protein, with translation MTWAIEIERIAGILEGGATIEPGPNVVRGSNWQGKSSFIEALKTALGASTELTEGADSGSVHLETPTGEYDVTLARENGAVTRHGQPYLTDEYDVIRAELFACLDERNAVRRAVRAGENLEDVLLRPLDFQNIDSQIESLQREREQIESELTNAREAKKRLPTVQEKVTRLRNEIEDLQAKRDAIDSESGDDDSAEPARRQLSQARTEQNQARNRIERLEQSIERTEQRLSERRDALDALEIPEYDDVEDRLAEAREALTQVERDAEVLQSVYSATEMVLSENRLDLLTDVERDIDGDTVACWTCGSETTRADLADRLDALGSELTALRARKESCRDTVEELETQREEISQARRRKADLEEEIADLEATLADRRQRLDAARDRLEQAQADVQRLSDRVDETVAELSDVESEIKYREAELEDTADELDHLETRAARVDALEADLESVRDDLADLRTRKDRVKREARDAFDTAMGDILSRFDTGFETARLTPDFDIVVARDGQEASLDALSEGELELIGFVAALAGRRSFDIGDTVPLLLVDGLGGLDDGNLHTLIEYLRQGTEYLVFTAYPEYTAFDGREIDPTRWTVANENQASAD, from the coding sequence ATGACCTGGGCCATCGAAATCGAGCGCATCGCCGGCATTCTGGAGGGTGGGGCGACGATAGAGCCGGGACCGAACGTCGTCAGGGGCTCGAACTGGCAGGGGAAATCGAGCTTCATCGAGGCACTCAAGACGGCGCTCGGGGCCTCTACCGAACTGACGGAGGGGGCTGACAGCGGTTCGGTACATCTCGAAACGCCGACCGGCGAGTACGACGTGACACTCGCACGCGAAAACGGCGCCGTCACCCGCCACGGACAGCCATACCTCACCGACGAGTACGACGTCATCCGCGCCGAACTGTTCGCGTGTCTGGACGAGCGCAACGCGGTCCGTCGGGCCGTCCGGGCGGGCGAGAACCTCGAAGACGTACTCCTGCGCCCGCTGGACTTCCAGAACATCGACTCGCAGATAGAGAGCTTACAGCGCGAGCGCGAACAGATAGAGTCCGAACTCACCAACGCCCGCGAGGCGAAAAAGCGGCTCCCGACCGTCCAAGAGAAAGTGACGCGCCTGCGAAACGAAATCGAGGACTTGCAGGCCAAACGCGACGCAATCGACAGCGAGTCGGGGGACGACGACAGCGCGGAACCGGCCCGTCGGCAGCTCAGCCAGGCCCGGACCGAACAGAACCAGGCCAGGAACCGCATCGAACGGCTCGAACAGAGCATCGAGCGGACGGAACAGCGCCTCTCGGAACGGCGGGACGCCCTCGACGCCCTCGAAATCCCGGAGTACGACGACGTGGAAGACAGGCTCGCCGAGGCCCGGGAGGCCCTCACGCAGGTAGAGCGGGACGCGGAGGTGCTCCAGTCGGTCTACTCGGCGACCGAGATGGTGCTCAGCGAGAACCGACTGGACCTGCTGACCGACGTGGAGCGCGACATCGACGGCGACACCGTCGCTTGCTGGACCTGTGGCAGCGAGACAACGCGGGCTGACCTGGCCGACCGACTGGACGCGCTCGGGAGCGAACTAACGGCGCTTCGCGCACGGAAAGAATCCTGCCGTGATACCGTCGAGGAACTGGAGACCCAGCGCGAAGAAATAAGCCAGGCCCGGCGGCGGAAGGCGGACTTGGAGGAGGAAATCGCCGACCTGGAGGCGACGCTGGCCGACCGCCGGCAGCGCCTCGACGCAGCCAGAGACCGGCTCGAACAGGCACAGGCCGACGTCCAGCGGCTCTCCGACCGCGTCGACGAAACCGTGGCGGAACTCTCCGACGTCGAGAGCGAAATCAAGTACCGCGAGGCCGAACTCGAAGACACCGCCGACGAACTGGACCACCTCGAAACCAGAGCGGCCCGCGTCGACGCGCTCGAAGCCGACCTCGAATCGGTGCGTGACGACCTTGCGGACCTCCGAACCCGCAAGGACCGGGTCAAACGCGAGGCCCGGGACGCGTTCGACACGGCGATGGGGGACATCCTCTCCCGGTTCGACACGGGGTTCGAGACGGCCCGACTCACTCCGGACTTCGATATCGTCGTCGCCAGGGACGGGCAGGAAGCGAGCCTGGACGCCCTCAGCGAGGGCGAACTCGAACTCATCGGTTTCGTCGCGGCGCTGGCCGGCCGCCGGTCGTTCGACATCGGCGACACGGTGCCGCTCCTGCTCGTTGACGGCCTGGGCGGGCTGGACGACGGCAACCTCCACACCCTCATTGAGTATCTTCGCCAGGGGACCGAGTACCTTGTCTTCACTGCGTATCCGGAGTACACGGCCTTCGACGGGCGTGAAATCGACCCGACCCGGTGGACCGTGGCAAACGAGAATCAGGCCTCGGCCGACTGA
- the rdfA gene encoding rod-determining factor RdfA, with product MAGESGCKVDTVINTYGLASTDPIYDSIDEGLLARWTGADDRTEMGYRSLTAWFNKRLLRRVYTDHGRESLDTRIDSDYETLRGDDDLERDDLVERLEAAGIPGETVRDDMVSWGTMRTHLNDCLDGRKEPQQATTDWERESVETAKAVVERKTETALSSLAKKGDIDRGDAAEVEAQVQLGCPDCPTRVPFDVALDRGYVCKQHRSQALPSHDL from the coding sequence ATGGCTGGTGAGTCCGGTTGTAAAGTAGACACGGTCATCAACACGTACGGGCTGGCGTCGACAGACCCTATCTACGACTCCATCGACGAGGGCCTGCTCGCACGCTGGACGGGCGCGGACGACCGGACGGAGATGGGGTACCGGTCGCTGACGGCCTGGTTCAACAAACGGCTTCTCAGGCGAGTCTACACCGACCACGGGCGCGAATCGCTGGACACCCGAATCGACAGCGACTACGAGACCCTGCGCGGCGACGACGACCTCGAACGGGACGACCTCGTCGAGCGACTAGAGGCCGCGGGGATTCCCGGTGAGACGGTCCGGGACGACATGGTGTCGTGGGGCACGATGCGGACCCACCTCAACGACTGCCTGGACGGGCGGAAAGAGCCCCAGCAGGCGACGACAGACTGGGAACGCGAGAGCGTCGAGACGGCCAAAGCGGTCGTCGAACGGAAGACCGAAACGGCGCTGTCGTCGCTCGCGAAGAAAGGCGACATCGACAGGGGCGACGCCGCGGAGGTGGAGGCACAGGTCCAGCTCGGCTGTCCCGACTGCCCGACCCGCGTCCCGTTCGACGTGGCGCTCGACCGCGGATACGTCTGCAAGCAACATCGGAGCCAGGCGCTCCCGTCACACGACCTATGA
- a CDS encoding HalOD1 output domain-containing protein, translating to MSLEWNETETVFWADQYESPSEAIVTAVAARERVTETSLPPLYNQIDPDALDTLVTGQSSDDIQISFTYSGYTVRIRDSETIEITPA from the coding sequence ATGAGTCTGGAGTGGAACGAGACAGAGACTGTCTTCTGGGCAGACCAGTACGAATCACCGAGCGAAGCGATTGTCACCGCCGTCGCGGCCAGAGAACGCGTCACGGAGACCAGTCTCCCGCCGCTTTACAACCAGATAGACCCCGACGCCCTCGACACACTCGTCACGGGGCAGTCGAGCGACGACATTCAGATTAGTTTCACGTACAGCGGGTACACAGTCCGGATTCGAGACAGCGAGACAATCGAAATCACGCCGGCGTAG
- a CDS encoding glycosyltransferase family 2 protein, with protein MVSVSVVIATLSPRDEIEAIQDLEEHTFDDFEVIVCDESPVTKARNEGIKRASTDKLVFLDDDSRPRPGYLRKADEVLESEAAYAGRTVHPVDDVFARHFTNHYDWGEDPCYVNHFWGCNMGVHRSVFETVGGWDEQMGWGHEEKELARRVRSAFEIRYDPDLVVEHPYASSITEYWKKQYKLETKSPYYWSKCGISRTDQLKGIVCEAFDPLNYVRITPLATVTEAGSTVAKTAGRLRGLLDDEYHRGDLGEVPDIDRAPEAVTELTE; from the coding sequence ATGGTATCGGTCAGCGTTGTTATCGCGACACTGAGTCCGCGGGATGAGATCGAGGCGATACAGGACCTCGAAGAGCATACGTTCGACGACTTCGAGGTCATCGTGTGTGACGAGAGCCCCGTGACCAAAGCTCGAAACGAGGGCATCAAACGAGCCTCGACCGACAAGCTCGTGTTCCTCGACGACGATTCCCGTCCCCGGCCGGGCTATCTTCGAAAAGCCGACGAAGTCCTCGAATCCGAGGCGGCGTACGCCGGTCGAACAGTCCATCCCGTCGACGACGTGTTCGCTCGCCACTTCACCAACCACTACGACTGGGGCGAGGACCCGTGTTACGTCAACCATTTCTGGGGCTGTAACATGGGCGTTCACAGGTCCGTGTTCGAGACCGTCGGCGGGTGGGACGAACAGATGGGGTGGGGACACGAGGAAAAGGAGCTCGCCCGGCGTGTCAGAAGCGCGTTCGAGATACGGTACGACCCCGACCTCGTCGTCGAACATCCGTACGCGTCGTCCATTACGGAGTACTGGAAGAAACAGTACAAGCTCGAAACCAAGAGTCCGTACTACTGGTCGAAGTGTGGTATCTCGCGGACGGACCAGCTCAAGGGCATCGTCTGTGAGGCGTTCGACCCACTGAACTACGTCAGGATAACGCCCCTAGCAACCGTCACAGAAGCGGGTAGTACCGTCGCGAAGACGGCCGGACGCCTCCGGGGGCTCCTCGACGACGAGTATCATCGAGGGGACCTGGGTGAGGTTCCGGACATCGACCGGGCACCGGAAGCAGTAACGGAACTCACGGAGTAG
- a CDS encoding GAF domain-containing protein has product MRKLAGETGPAPTDSETAASKIRVLLVDDYGEFRQTTAELLEHENDRIEVVEAASVEDALSYFDSESIDCIVSDYEMPEADGIEFVETVRESNGDLPFILLTGQGSEKLASEAVSAGVTDYFVKGGGPEQYAVLTNRIENAVESHRFRRETARLSRINSLFREINRQVLRASTATEIKEAVCEILASSDAYKFAWIGEETESGDIIPTAGGGGALEYVEAMLGRHGRLVFDGGPFDRALATGEPQVAADIRTESSVQPWHDLASEYGFQSLIVLPIQYTGSVRSVVSIYADTPFAFDEAEQTVLAELAEIVADGLHSTATRAELEMREEILRTITQVFTSRDGSLQEQIADLMQVGRKVLGTEYATLSRVNGQEYEFELLQTPEETIFSGGTMPLSETPCAEAIANEDTVVISDVAAGSGNDWMWNGEVSRYLGTPLTVSGSIYGTLCFYGSGTSRAGFSDWDVTLVDLLSKWIGNELQTQRAEMGFTQLYEAATDLLGVTSEEEAAQIVVSRTRDIIGLPEVVLYAFDSETNTFRPLAAAGTEEDDAVPADAESRVSSAFFTEETIVCDENSADEDLASDGKTVFVPLGDHGVLRAGDAIGGAFDTQTRRITELLGATIRTAFDRLTYETELQDRQRDLEQQTVQLEQMNRLTELSQKIHERVLRADSRSEIEQAVCDQLVASDICSFAWIGEYESDTDRVTPRTWAGTDRGFLEESRSPSNETPPPPAVQTARTNEQTLNNNIADGLSGKGWQRRLLERGFQSVVSIPLSYQQLSYGLLTVYAKQPDVFDLPTQSVLEEVSETVGYAINSIETKQGLVADRAVEIQLEATESDDILHRIAGVADAEVTFEGIVPQGDNSCIVFFSTDAPPEDLQACSDALPRIRRLECLTNTEETSLFEATVSGTQLALTVAEQGGAPQRILSDGQRLEIQLEVPQTVDIRQLVSELRRSCPDIELVSRRERERGVQTRESFHSELTAQLTPRQFEVLLAAFYSGFYQSPRDKTGQEIADTLDISQPTFSHHLRVAVRKLLEQLFSEGGTTHHLDR; this is encoded by the coding sequence ATGCGGAAGTTGGCCGGTGAGACCGGACCGGCACCAACGGACAGTGAAACGGCAGCCTCCAAGATACGGGTGCTGTTAGTCGACGACTACGGCGAGTTCCGGCAGACGACGGCGGAGTTGCTGGAACACGAGAACGACCGTATCGAGGTCGTCGAGGCCGCGAGCGTCGAGGACGCGCTCAGTTACTTCGACTCGGAGTCTATCGACTGTATCGTCAGCGACTACGAGATGCCCGAGGCCGACGGCATCGAGTTCGTCGAGACGGTGCGAGAGTCAAACGGGGACCTCCCGTTCATCCTGTTGACGGGCCAGGGAAGCGAGAAACTCGCCAGCGAGGCGGTTTCGGCCGGAGTCACCGACTACTTCGTGAAGGGCGGCGGGCCGGAACAATACGCTGTGCTCACGAACAGAATCGAGAACGCGGTCGAGTCTCACCGGTTCCGCCGGGAGACGGCGCGACTGTCCAGGATTAATTCGCTGTTCCGGGAAATCAACCGCCAGGTCCTGCGGGCGTCGACGGCGACGGAAATCAAAGAGGCCGTCTGTGAAATCCTGGCCAGTTCGGACGCCTACAAGTTCGCCTGGATCGGGGAGGAGACCGAGTCGGGGGATATCATCCCGACGGCGGGTGGCGGCGGCGCGCTCGAATACGTCGAAGCCATGCTCGGCCGTCACGGCCGCCTTGTTTTCGACGGCGGGCCGTTCGACCGCGCGCTGGCGACCGGCGAACCGCAGGTAGCAGCCGACATCCGGACCGAATCGTCGGTCCAGCCCTGGCACGACCTCGCGTCGGAGTACGGGTTCCAGTCGCTCATCGTCCTCCCCATCCAGTACACGGGGTCGGTGCGGAGCGTGGTTTCGATATACGCGGACACGCCCTTCGCGTTCGACGAGGCCGAGCAGACCGTGCTGGCGGAACTCGCGGAAATCGTCGCCGACGGCCTCCACTCGACCGCGACGCGTGCCGAACTCGAAATGCGGGAGGAAATCCTGCGGACGATTACGCAAGTGTTCACGTCGCGTGACGGGTCGCTACAGGAACAGATAGCGGACCTCATGCAGGTGGGCCGCAAGGTCCTGGGGACCGAGTACGCGACGCTGTCCCGTGTCAACGGGCAGGAGTACGAGTTCGAACTGCTCCAGACGCCCGAGGAGACGATTTTCTCCGGCGGGACGATGCCGTTGTCGGAAACCCCCTGTGCCGAAGCAATCGCGAACGAGGATACGGTCGTCATAAGCGACGTGGCCGCCGGGTCCGGCAACGACTGGATGTGGAACGGCGAGGTCAGCCGGTACCTCGGGACGCCACTCACTGTCAGTGGGAGCATCTACGGGACCCTCTGTTTCTACGGGTCCGGGACGAGCAGGGCCGGGTTCTCGGACTGGGACGTGACGCTCGTGGACCTGCTGAGCAAGTGGATCGGGAACGAACTCCAGACACAGCGGGCGGAAATGGGCTTTACCCAACTGTACGAGGCGGCGACGGACCTCCTGGGCGTGACATCGGAGGAGGAAGCCGCCCAGATAGTCGTCTCGCGGACGCGCGACATCATCGGTCTCCCCGAAGTCGTGCTGTATGCCTTCGACAGCGAGACGAACACCTTTCGTCCACTCGCGGCGGCGGGAACGGAGGAAGACGACGCCGTCCCGGCGGACGCCGAGAGCCGCGTGAGTTCGGCTTTCTTCACCGAGGAGACCATCGTTTGCGACGAGAACTCGGCGGACGAGGACTTGGCGAGCGACGGGAAGACCGTGTTCGTTCCGCTAGGGGACCACGGAGTGCTGCGGGCCGGCGATGCAATCGGCGGCGCGTTCGACACCCAGACGCGTCGGATTACCGAACTCCTCGGGGCGACGATTCGGACGGCGTTCGACAGGCTGACTTACGAGACGGAACTCCAGGACAGACAGCGGGACCTGGAGCAACAGACAGTCCAGCTAGAGCAGATGAACCGGCTGACGGAGCTGAGCCAGAAAATCCACGAGCGGGTACTCAGGGCGGACAGCCGCTCGGAGATAGAGCAGGCTGTGTGTGACCAGCTAGTGGCGTCCGACATCTGTTCGTTCGCCTGGATAGGGGAGTACGAGTCCGATACCGACCGGGTCACGCCACGGACCTGGGCGGGGACCGACCGGGGCTTTCTGGAAGAATCCAGGAGCCCTTCGAACGAGACACCGCCGCCGCCAGCGGTCCAGACGGCCCGAACCAACGAGCAGACACTGAACAACAATATCGCGGACGGACTCAGCGGGAAAGGGTGGCAACGGCGACTACTGGAGCGGGGATTCCAGTCGGTCGTCAGCATTCCGCTCAGCTACCAGCAGCTCTCCTACGGGCTCCTGACCGTGTACGCGAAACAGCCCGACGTGTTCGACCTGCCGACGCAGTCGGTCCTCGAGGAAGTGAGCGAGACGGTCGGGTACGCCATAAACAGCATCGAGACGAAGCAGGGGCTCGTCGCGGACCGGGCCGTCGAGATTCAACTGGAAGCGACGGAGTCAGACGACATCCTCCACCGTATCGCGGGCGTCGCCGACGCCGAAGTCACCTTCGAGGGCATCGTCCCGCAGGGGGACAACAGCTGTATCGTGTTTTTCAGCACCGACGCCCCGCCCGAGGACTTGCAGGCGTGTTCGGACGCCCTCCCACGGATTCGGCGACTGGAGTGTCTGACCAACACCGAGGAGACGAGCCTGTTCGAAGCGACGGTGTCGGGAACGCAACTGGCGCTGACCGTCGCCGAACAGGGCGGGGCTCCACAGCGAATCCTGTCCGACGGCCAGCGGCTGGAAATCCAGCTCGAAGTCCCACAGACCGTCGACATCCGCCAACTCGTCTCGGAACTCCGGCGCTCGTGCCCGGACATCGAACTGGTGAGCCGCCGCGAGCGCGAACGCGGTGTCCAGACCCGAGAGTCGTTCCACTCGGAACTGACGGCACAACTGACCCCCCGGCAGTTCGAGGTGCTGCTCGCGGCTTTCTACAGCGGGTTCTACCAGTCACCCAGGGACAAGACCGGTCAGGAGATAGCCGACACCCTCGACATTTCACAGCCGACGTTCAGCCACCACCTCCGGGTCGCGGTCCGAAAGCTCTTGGAACAGTTGTTCAGCGAGGGCGGAACGACGCACCATCTAGATAGATAG